The genome window AAATTTAATCAGAAaaatcccggcccggcatcgTCCGGGGCCACGAAACGTCAGCGAAACCGcagcaccggccccggggacGATGGGTTGGTGCGACTGACGGCCGAAGGAGCCCCCGGAACCGCGTCCAGTGAGCGGTCCGCCAGCTTGCTCAACACCGCCACGGCCATCCTGCTCGGCGAGAGTGCTTCGGCGAGCGACATGCTGGCTTTGGAGGCCGCGGAAGggcggcccgcggccaccCGGACGCGTCGCCACGCGTCCGCCACCCATCGGTGAGTAGCGGGTGGCCGGCAGGATTTGATGAAAGTctagaaaatgaaataaattaaataatagtCACCCCCtttgcagcggcggcggcggtgtcgaTGCGACGCCAAGCGGTGCCAGCGCAGGAGGTCGCAATCAACTGCAACGcaacccgggggccgggggcgGAGGAAATAATTATCACCCCAACGGGgacgcggcggccgcggcggccagTGCAGCGCAACTGAGATCGAaagcgatccgatccggcggAGTCGGGTTCAGTGCGTCGTcgtacggtggtggccaccaccatcaccatcacttCATcgaccaaccggcggcgggcggtggcctCGGGTCGATGGCCggcccaccacccggcggcctGCCCGAGCTACCCACCATGATGGAGCTCGAGTGCGTCGCCGGCTACGATGGCGGCCTGCCGCAGCACTTCTTCCTCGAAGCCTACGACTCGCGGACGCGCAAATTGCGCCTCAACATCACAAGTGCCCTTAACGATGTGCCGCTCTTCCGCATCGACCTCACCGGTGAGTACACCCCCGCCCCCTCTCCGCCTTACCGCTAATTACTGAACGGCTGTAAACCCGTTCCTAACACGATTCCGATCGGGTTCATAGACTTTGCGTTGCCTTTGGGGTGGAAGTGGGGCAAAACAGCTCCCAAATCCTTGGGTATCCGATGTTTTAAGTGAGAACATTGCTCAGACTCCCGGCCCGCAACCCCGAAAAGAAAGGACCCTGCTGAACCGTGCATTCGTTT of Anopheles cruzii unplaced genomic scaffold, idAnoCruzAS_RS32_06 scaffold01817_ctg1, whole genome shotgun sequence contains these proteins:
- the LOC128276633 gene encoding uncharacterized protein LOC128276633, encoding MIVGASLDETVPVPCHVAADPLDVSFDWNFSNSGERFEVASGQFNLLQDFHSADGGITQSRYDADEDNSETIYELLYTPKSEREYGTLACWAKNSIGKQLEPCLFQVVPAAKPAPLRNCTLRPYSTLLLPASVAHGPPNGSAASAGTTYYSYYAGGGQPRAPDTNYIGPQFVKDRNVPGPGLRRPNVTKFNQKNPGPASSGATKRQRNRSTGPGDDGLVRLTAEGAPGTASSERSASLLNTATAILLGESASASDMLALEAAEGRPAATRTRRHASATHRGGGGVDATPSGASAGGRNQLQRNPGAGGGGNNYHPNGDAAAAAASAAQLRSKAIRSGGVGFSASSYGGGHHHHHHFIDQPAAGGGLGSMAGPPPGGLPELPTMMELECVAGYDGGLPQHFFLEAYDSRTRKLRLNITSALNDVPLFRIDLTELSPGDSYTPTMHLIAYSVNQKGRSEPTILEDIAINEAEKRA